One genomic window of Gallaecimonas sp. GXIMD4217 includes the following:
- a CDS encoding phospholipase, whose translation MKYAPLTIAGLCLAAGQAQAFTQETHKRIVEDAVAYMAANPTTTQYAALKDYAGRAGLTVDQLASRLGQGAYDVDDFQDTFLCGAMTGDCVHAPVWGSMDSIAAYTSYWHFQNHSQGPDIHGNDFGGYNYDKLTVWGDVDNLAASWLKGDHLDDGPGGKGGWFGDDSEYDSYGITEANYRQGSHSQYSMYEDFETMPFQPIDNLGQYWYGRFLQSGSVDALGFTLHSTDLLQPHHTWTTSALNHAGWESWVRDYYDDEGLNNPSLVTQALASFDAIPAGEDDIRPLLTQGGALSYSQGGLVLNSQDHNERAMVGRIVVPHAIAMVVQVLNHAMQRH comes from the coding sequence ATGAAATACGCACCGTTGACCATCGCCGGCCTTTGCCTGGCCGCCGGCCAGGCCCAGGCTTTCACCCAGGAAACCCACAAACGCATCGTCGAGGACGCCGTGGCCTACATGGCCGCCAACCCCACCACCACACAATATGCCGCCCTCAAGGACTATGCCGGCCGTGCCGGCCTGACCGTCGACCAGCTGGCCAGCCGCCTCGGCCAGGGTGCCTATGACGTGGATGACTTCCAGGACACCTTCCTGTGCGGCGCCATGACCGGCGACTGTGTCCACGCCCCCGTTTGGGGCAGCATGGACAGCATCGCCGCCTACACCTCCTACTGGCACTTCCAGAACCACAGCCAGGGCCCGGACATCCATGGCAACGACTTCGGCGGCTACAACTACGACAAGCTGACCGTCTGGGGCGACGTGGACAACCTGGCCGCCTCCTGGCTCAAGGGCGACCACCTGGATGACGGCCCCGGCGGCAAGGGCGGCTGGTTCGGTGACGACTCCGAATACGACAGCTACGGCATCACCGAGGCCAACTACCGCCAAGGCAGCCATTCCCAGTACAGCATGTATGAAGACTTCGAGACCATGCCCTTCCAGCCCATCGACAACCTGGGCCAGTACTGGTACGGCCGCTTCCTGCAAAGCGGCAGCGTCGACGCCCTCGGCTTCACCCTGCACAGCACCGATCTGCTGCAGCCCCACCACACCTGGACCACCTCGGCCCTGAACCATGCCGGCTGGGAATCCTGGGTGCGCGACTACTACGACGACGAAGGCCTCAACAACCCGTCCCTGGTCACCCAGGCCCTGGCCAGCTTCGACGCCATCCCCGCCGGCGAGGACGACATCCGTCCCCTGCTCACCCAGGGCGGCGCCCTGTCCTACAGCCAGGGCGGCCTGGTGCTGAATTCACAGGACCATAACGAGCGGGCCATGGTCGGGCGCATCGTGGTGCCCCACGCCATCGCCATGGTGGTACAGGTGCTCAACCACGCCATGCAGCGCCACTGA
- a CDS encoding protein-glutamate O-methyltransferase CheR, with the protein MAMTEPHEEAVKEAMPLMQSAEPSALEAMELELLLNALHSRYGYDFRHYCRDSLWRRVKLRLEREGVEHISELIPLVMRDAVLGQRLIMDFSITVTQFFRDPDVFLALRRSVFPLLRTFPFFKIWHAGCATGEEVYSLAILLHEEGLLERALIYGTDINAGAINTATRGVYSTEQLDKALASYRQAGGQGDLDSYFHRRYGRVKAASFLSDRLTFSLHNLVSDGTFGEMQLILCRNVLIYFDQRLKEKTLQLFARSLYHKGFLCLGRQEHLVPGQQPFEAVDKTLRLYQKSDASSLTAPVAAVVAGISG; encoded by the coding sequence ATGGCCATGACAGAACCCCATGAGGAAGCGGTAAAGGAGGCGATGCCCCTGATGCAGAGCGCCGAGCCCAGCGCCCTGGAGGCGATGGAGCTGGAGCTGTTGCTCAATGCCCTTCATAGCAGGTACGGTTATGACTTCCGGCATTATTGTCGTGATTCATTATGGCGGCGGGTCAAGTTGCGCCTCGAACGGGAGGGGGTGGAGCATATCAGTGAGCTGATCCCCCTGGTGATGCGGGATGCCGTCCTTGGCCAGCGCCTGATCATGGATTTCTCCATCACTGTCACCCAGTTCTTTCGCGATCCGGACGTCTTCCTGGCCCTGAGAAGAAGCGTCTTTCCCCTGCTCAGGACCTTCCCTTTCTTCAAGATCTGGCATGCCGGCTGCGCCACAGGTGAGGAAGTCTATTCCCTGGCCATCCTGCTCCATGAGGAAGGACTGCTGGAGCGGGCCCTGATCTACGGCACCGATATCAATGCCGGGGCCATCAATACCGCCACCAGGGGCGTTTACAGCACCGAGCAGCTCGACAAGGCCCTGGCCAGCTACCGACAGGCCGGTGGTCAAGGGGACCTGGATAGCTACTTCCACCGCCGTTACGGCAGGGTCAAGGCGGCCTCCTTCCTGTCCGATAGGCTGACCTTCTCCCTGCATAATCTGGTCAGTGACGGTACCTTCGGAGAAATGCAGCTGATCCTCTGCCGTAATGTGCTGATCTACTTTGATCAAAGGCTAAAGGAGAAAACCCTGCAGCTCTTTGCCCGCAGCCTCTACCACAAGGGATTCCTCTGCCTTGGCAGGCAGGAGCACCTGGTTCCCGGCCAGCAACCGTTCGAAGCGGTAGACAAGACTCTGCGCCTCTATCAGAAATCGGATGCTTCAAGCCTTACAGCACCGGTGGCGGCCGTTGTGGCTGGAATAAGCGGCTAA
- a CDS encoding MarR family winged helix-turn-helix transcriptional regulator codes for MSNKFRLDTIGAMNATALYNLLERLASHLRSQARRGDTGLQPVQIDALHYLSRCNRYSNTPLGVTDFLGLTKGTVSQSLKVLESRGLIEKRADAHDKRVVHLLVTPAGRELLDGAIPPVELEQAMSALAAPLQQQLLGDLSTLLLALQRTNGMKSFAQCKSCRFNRRLEDGRFACGLTGEPLSEEEVELICREHQYPEGAGSSS; via the coding sequence TTGTCAAATAAATTTCGACTCGATACCATTGGCGCCATGAATGCGACAGCGCTTTACAATCTGCTCGAACGTCTGGCGAGCCATCTACGCAGCCAGGCCCGCCGCGGCGATACCGGTTTACAGCCGGTGCAAATAGATGCACTCCATTACCTGAGCCGCTGTAACAGGTACTCCAACACGCCCCTTGGCGTGACGGATTTCCTGGGGTTGACCAAGGGCACGGTCTCCCAAAGCTTGAAGGTGCTGGAGTCCCGGGGCTTGATAGAAAAGCGTGCCGATGCGCACGATAAGCGGGTGGTTCACCTGCTGGTGACGCCAGCGGGGCGGGAGCTGCTCGATGGAGCCATACCGCCGGTTGAGCTCGAGCAGGCAATGAGTGCGCTAGCGGCTCCCTTGCAGCAGCAATTGCTGGGCGATCTGTCCACCTTGTTGCTGGCGCTGCAGCGCACCAATGGCATGAAGAGCTTCGCCCAATGCAAGAGCTGCCGCTTCAATCGCCGCCTCGAGGATGGCCGCTTTGCCTGTGGCTTGACCGGTGAGCCCTTGTCGGAAGAGGAGGTGGAATTGATCTGTCGCGAGCACCAATACCCTGAAGGTGCCGGCTCGTCGTCCTGA
- a CDS encoding EAL domain-containing protein translates to MMLQQAESPLQHQQSSEQLKILIVDDRRENHRVIESILEEIEADYYHAFSGEQALKLALRHSFAVILLDVMMPGMDGFETASLLRVNEETRATPIIFITAADRTEELEFKGYEVGAIDYLFKPINAHTLASKVSVFLELERQRIGLRRTMERLQMQETKNRLLLHSIGEGIIGLDQNGHITFINPATEKLLKVCELDIVGHHIAEYIGADMVGDVSESWTESPLYQQCRRDKPFHREFSLFSDTEKNFFPVEYTATPVYDDGNFAGIVIAFQDITQRRRIEEQLARLAQYDSLTGLLNRYSFEKSLKNAIARAKRSEHRFALLFLDLDHFKQINDNLGHEVGDLLLQQASTRIVETVRESDTLGRIGGDEFLLILDLVDEPCERNAAAVAEKILAAITEPFHVRDHELYLGVSIGIAIYPGSGETVEKLMRASDLAMYRAKTKGRNNYRFFTEEMQQQAHNALDLESRLRIALAQEQFLLYYQPKLDLASNRVVGVEALVRWQTGDGELVGPDRFIPKLEDMGKMSQLGHWVIRAACQQLQDWRRQGLEEISIAINLSVKQLNQGNLPKLVRDCLASFEIRPEQLEFEITESLMMSDPERASAILGALRELGIPVSVDDFGTGYSSLAYLQALPLDALKIDRMFVKRLHENEQSHAIVRTIIGLAHNMGLKVIAEGVEEEAQLTMLREEGCDQIQGYYLSRPLPPEQFVDWLRQLQ, encoded by the coding sequence ATGATGTTGCAGCAGGCAGAAAGTCCCCTTCAGCACCAACAGAGTTCCGAGCAGCTCAAGATCCTCATCGTTGACGATCGTCGGGAAAACCACAGGGTCATCGAAAGCATCCTCGAGGAGATCGAGGCAGATTACTACCATGCCTTCAGTGGCGAACAGGCGCTGAAACTGGCGCTACGACACAGCTTCGCGGTGATCCTGCTGGACGTGATGATGCCGGGCATGGACGGCTTCGAGACCGCCTCCCTGCTCAGGGTCAACGAGGAGACCCGTGCCACCCCCATCATCTTCATCACCGCCGCCGATCGTACCGAAGAGCTGGAGTTCAAAGGCTATGAGGTCGGCGCCATCGATTACCTGTTCAAGCCCATCAATGCCCACACCCTGGCCAGCAAGGTCAGCGTGTTCCTGGAGCTGGAGCGCCAGCGCATCGGGCTGCGCAGGACCATGGAAAGGCTGCAGATGCAGGAAACCAAGAACCGCCTGCTGCTGCATTCCATAGGTGAAGGCATCATCGGCCTTGATCAGAATGGCCATATCACCTTCATCAACCCGGCCACCGAGAAGCTGCTCAAGGTGTGCGAGCTGGACATCGTCGGGCACCATATCGCGGAATACATAGGTGCGGACATGGTGGGGGACGTCAGCGAGTCCTGGACAGAGTCCCCCCTGTACCAGCAATGCCGCCGGGACAAGCCCTTTCACCGGGAGTTTTCCCTGTTCAGCGACACCGAAAAGAACTTCTTCCCGGTGGAGTACACCGCCACCCCCGTCTACGACGACGGCAACTTTGCCGGTATCGTCATCGCTTTCCAGGACATCACCCAGAGGCGGCGCATAGAGGAGCAGCTGGCCAGGCTGGCGCAATACGACAGCCTGACCGGGCTGCTCAACCGTTATTCCTTCGAAAAGTCGCTGAAAAATGCCATCGCCAGGGCCAAGCGCAGCGAACACCGCTTCGCGCTGTTGTTCCTGGATCTGGACCATTTCAAGCAGATCAACGACAACCTGGGCCATGAGGTGGGCGATCTGCTGTTGCAGCAGGCCTCGACCCGTATCGTCGAGACCGTCAGGGAAAGCGATACCCTGGGCCGGATCGGCGGCGACGAGTTCCTGCTGATCCTGGATCTGGTTGATGAGCCCTGCGAGCGTAACGCCGCCGCCGTGGCCGAGAAGATCCTGGCGGCCATCACCGAGCCCTTCCATGTTCGCGACCATGAACTCTACCTGGGGGTCAGCATCGGTATCGCCATCTACCCGGGCTCGGGCGAAACGGTGGAGAAGCTGATGCGGGCCTCGGATCTGGCCATGTACAGGGCCAAGACCAAGGGCCGCAACAACTACCGTTTCTTCACCGAGGAGATGCAGCAGCAGGCCCATAACGCCCTGGATCTGGAAAGCCGACTGCGCATTGCGCTGGCCCAGGAGCAATTCCTGCTTTACTACCAGCCCAAGCTGGATCTCGCCAGCAACCGCGTGGTCGGGGTGGAGGCGCTGGTGCGCTGGCAAACCGGCGACGGCGAGTTGGTCGGCCCGGACCGCTTCATCCCCAAGCTCGAAGACATGGGCAAGATGAGCCAGTTGGGGCACTGGGTCATCAGGGCCGCCTGCCAACAGCTCCAGGACTGGCGGCGCCAGGGGCTGGAGGAGATCAGCATTGCCATCAACCTTTCGGTCAAGCAGCTCAACCAGGGCAACCTGCCCAAGCTGGTCCGGGACTGCCTGGCCAGCTTCGAGATCCGCCCCGAGCAACTGGAGTTCGAGATCACCGAAAGCCTGATGATGTCCGATCCCGAGCGTGCCAGCGCCATCCTGGGAGCACTGCGTGAGCTGGGCATTCCGGTGTCTGTGGACGACTTCGGTACCGGCTACTCGTCCCTGGCCTATCTGCAGGCCCTGCCCCTGGATGCCCTCAAGATCGATCGCATGTTCGTCAAGCGTCTCCATGAAAACGAGCAGAGTCACGCCATAGTGCGCACCATCATCGGCCTGGCCCACAACATGGGCCTGAAGGTGATCGCCGAAGGGGTGGAGGAAGAAGCGCAGTTGACCATGCTCAGGGAAGAAGGCTGCGACCAGATCCAGGGCTATTACCTGTCCAGGCCCTTGCCGCCGGAGCAGTTCGTCGATTGGCTTCGGCAGCTGCAGTAA
- a CDS encoding response regulator, whose translation MNIQSLSAKVGAAYLLMVLLICVGAYLTWQEVGSLEEKTGRLHDAEMAGISQGYRLQTEVQRSNDALYNWVSFQDELAQEQRQHAWRQVNSAFRLWSDALRRQGSREQLEQLQVLEADLQLLQRLQVQAQSLSGSAENFPALALFNRELVPLHDTISGLSTQLIEQEQLGQGGRERKQLLKVMADLRASNAFALNAMRTYLLAGDGGDWELYRRHLDANDLALAELNQKQGLLGDEQRLYLQRISQLKQGIPALANRLQAMRSGDQWNQVERLWQRELAPLAERIDGQLTRMLAAEQRSLAQSARDIGQQIATLSAASLAILFFAILACSVVAFVAVIMVRRMMDSIHKVVSLSEQIAKGDFDVEVELETSKETAQLGSALLKMVATLKAVMGQAQALAQGDYSQDYQVQGEQDRLGQALQQMTLSLRQADEQSKTQDWLKSGQNQAADLTMGSTEPLALCEQMVEFLATYTNAQVGACYLAENGAFNLVSSYAYRLRRSTDTSFALGEGLVGQAAREGKAMLFTDVPRDHVQLEVSSGLGASPVRQILVCPLRSGQGKQDEVAGVIVLGASQAFPAHALELAEKCAENMATAILRARDRGRLQELLEESRQQAEELQAQHKELSKANEEMEMQTQALEESEQELRNQRDQLEQANAELCAKAAELEQEKAQVEQQGRELAKTAEELAQASRYKSEFLSNMSHELRTPLNSLMLLSQSLAKNRSGNLTERQCEDLDMIYKGGQSLLKLINDILDLSKVEAGKLQLELAPVSLRAFADELQGQFRAQAESQGLDFVVELEAGLVSELTTDRDRLAQILRNLLGNAFKFTQKGHVSLNIAADGQGVRFEVSDSGIGIEAGHQESIFGAFQQADGSINRTYGGTGLGLTISRDLAQQLGGNISLESEPGQGSTFTLWLPVREVPAQKETFITSEPADERPAILIVEDDDDFARWLARQAEDNGFRALITGSGRAALSLVLEQDPKAVILDLGLADMDGVKVLESLKASPDTRDVPIHVITGRQGSDELLRKGAMGFLTKPVDLADIEGLFARFSALGQDGIGTVLIVEDDEGACQALTRLLEDKGLEVISARCGEQVQALLDARKPDCCILDFNLPDTDALSLLERLSEQQQLRLPPVIIYTGRDLSKEEHDRLQAFTRHIVIKGEHAPERIEDEVELFFHSLGKPEPAPVSVAPAFDMAGRKVLLVDDDIRNTYAISKVLKEQGLQVYMADNGELALEKLRSEEGIELVLMDVMMPVMDGLEAMRQIRSSISEQLPVIALTAKAMTGDREQCLAAGANDYLAKPIEMDALLGLMQIWLGRQQRQPS comes from the coding sequence ATGAACATACAATCCCTTTCCGCCAAGGTAGGTGCCGCCTATCTGCTGATGGTGCTGCTGATCTGTGTCGGGGCCTATCTGACCTGGCAAGAGGTGGGGTCACTGGAGGAAAAGACCGGCAGGCTGCACGACGCCGAAATGGCCGGGATCAGCCAGGGCTACCGGCTGCAGACCGAGGTACAGCGCTCCAACGATGCCCTCTATAACTGGGTCAGCTTCCAGGACGAGCTTGCCCAGGAACAACGCCAGCACGCCTGGCGCCAGGTCAACAGCGCCTTTCGCCTTTGGAGCGATGCCCTGCGTCGTCAGGGGAGCCGGGAGCAGCTGGAGCAGCTGCAGGTACTGGAGGCGGATCTGCAATTGTTGCAGAGGCTGCAGGTACAGGCACAGAGCCTGAGCGGCTCGGCGGAGAACTTCCCGGCCCTGGCCCTGTTCAACCGCGAGCTGGTGCCGCTTCACGACACCATAAGCGGCCTGAGCACCCAGCTTATCGAGCAGGAGCAGCTTGGGCAGGGCGGCCGTGAACGCAAGCAACTGCTCAAGGTGATGGCGGACCTTCGCGCCTCCAATGCCTTTGCCCTCAACGCCATGAGAACCTATCTGCTGGCCGGTGACGGCGGTGACTGGGAGTTGTATCGCCGCCATCTCGATGCCAATGATCTGGCCCTGGCCGAACTGAACCAGAAGCAGGGGCTGCTCGGCGACGAGCAGCGCCTTTACCTGCAGCGGATAAGCCAGCTCAAGCAGGGGATCCCGGCCCTGGCCAACCGGCTGCAGGCCATGCGCAGCGGCGATCAGTGGAACCAGGTGGAGCGGCTCTGGCAGCGGGAGCTGGCGCCGCTGGCGGAACGCATCGACGGCCAGTTGACCCGGATGCTGGCGGCCGAGCAACGCTCCCTGGCCCAAAGCGCCCGGGATATCGGCCAGCAGATCGCCACCCTCAGCGCCGCCTCCCTGGCAATCCTCTTCTTTGCCATCCTGGCCTGCTCCGTGGTGGCCTTCGTGGCCGTGATCATGGTCAGGCGGATGATGGACAGCATTCACAAGGTGGTCTCGCTGTCCGAGCAGATCGCCAAGGGCGATTTCGACGTGGAGGTGGAGCTTGAAACGAGCAAGGAAACGGCCCAGCTCGGCAGCGCCCTGCTGAAGATGGTGGCCACCCTCAAGGCGGTCATGGGCCAGGCCCAGGCCCTGGCGCAAGGGGACTACAGCCAGGACTATCAGGTCCAGGGCGAGCAGGACCGTCTTGGCCAGGCCCTGCAGCAGATGACCCTGAGCCTGCGCCAGGCCGATGAGCAGAGCAAGACCCAGGACTGGCTCAAGTCCGGGCAGAACCAGGCCGCCGATCTCACCATGGGCTCCACCGAGCCCCTGGCCCTGTGTGAGCAGATGGTGGAGTTCCTGGCCACCTATACCAATGCCCAGGTCGGCGCCTGCTATCTTGCCGAGAACGGGGCTTTCAACCTGGTCAGCAGCTATGCCTATCGGCTGCGCCGCAGCACCGACACCAGCTTCGCCCTGGGCGAGGGTCTGGTGGGCCAGGCCGCCCGGGAGGGCAAGGCCATGCTGTTTACCGACGTGCCCAGGGATCATGTGCAGCTGGAAGTCAGCTCCGGCCTGGGGGCATCGCCGGTGCGGCAGATCCTGGTCTGCCCGCTGCGAAGCGGCCAGGGCAAGCAGGACGAGGTGGCGGGGGTGATAGTGCTTGGCGCCAGCCAGGCCTTCCCGGCCCATGCCCTGGAGCTGGCGGAAAAGTGCGCGGAAAACATGGCCACCGCCATCTTGAGAGCCAGGGACAGAGGGCGTCTCCAGGAGCTGCTGGAAGAGTCCAGGCAGCAGGCCGAGGAGCTGCAGGCCCAGCATAAGGAGCTGAGCAAGGCCAACGAGGAAATGGAGATGCAGACCCAGGCCCTGGAGGAATCCGAGCAGGAGCTGCGCAACCAGCGGGACCAGCTGGAGCAGGCCAATGCCGAGCTGTGCGCCAAGGCCGCCGAGCTGGAACAGGAAAAGGCCCAGGTGGAGCAGCAGGGCCGGGAGCTGGCCAAGACGGCGGAAGAGCTGGCCCAGGCATCCAGGTACAAGTCGGAGTTCCTGTCCAACATGTCCCATGAGCTGCGTACCCCCCTGAACAGCCTGATGCTGCTTTCCCAGTCGTTGGCCAAGAACCGCTCCGGCAACCTCACCGAGCGGCAGTGCGAGGATCTGGACATGATCTACAAGGGTGGCCAGTCCCTGCTCAAGCTCATCAACGACATCCTCGACCTGTCCAAGGTGGAGGCCGGCAAGCTGCAACTGGAGCTGGCGCCGGTATCCCTCAGGGCCTTCGCCGATGAACTGCAGGGCCAATTCAGGGCCCAGGCCGAGAGCCAGGGCCTGGATTTTGTCGTTGAGCTGGAGGCGGGCCTGGTCAGCGAACTGACCACGGACAGGGACAGGCTGGCGCAGATCCTCAGGAACCTGCTTGGCAATGCCTTCAAGTTCACCCAAAAGGGCCACGTCAGCCTGAACATCGCCGCCGACGGCCAAGGGGTGCGCTTTGAGGTCAGCGACAGCGGCATCGGCATCGAGGCCGGGCATCAGGAGAGCATCTTCGGCGCCTTCCAGCAGGCCGACGGCTCCATCAACCGAACCTATGGCGGCACCGGGCTGGGGCTGACCATCTCCCGGGATCTGGCCCAGCAGCTGGGGGGGAACATCAGCCTGGAAAGCGAGCCTGGCCAGGGCAGCACCTTCACCCTTTGGCTGCCGGTGAGGGAAGTGCCGGCGCAGAAAGAAACGTTCATCACCAGTGAGCCGGCGGACGAGCGGCCGGCGATCCTGATCGTCGAGGACGACGATGACTTTGCCCGTTGGCTGGCCAGGCAGGCAGAAGACAACGGCTTTCGGGCCCTGATCACCGGCAGTGGCCGGGCGGCGCTGTCCCTGGTGCTGGAGCAGGATCCCAAGGCGGTGATCCTGGATCTGGGCCTGGCCGACATGGATGGCGTCAAGGTGCTGGAATCGCTCAAGGCCTCGCCCGATACCAGGGATGTCCCCATCCATGTGATCACCGGGCGCCAGGGCAGCGACGAGCTGTTGCGAAAGGGCGCCATGGGCTTCCTGACCAAGCCGGTGGATCTGGCCGACATCGAAGGACTGTTCGCCCGCTTCAGCGCCCTGGGACAGGACGGCATAGGCACTGTGCTGATCGTCGAGGACGACGAGGGCGCCTGCCAGGCCTTGACCCGGCTGCTGGAAGACAAGGGCCTTGAGGTGATCAGCGCCCGTTGTGGCGAGCAGGTGCAGGCCCTTCTGGATGCGCGCAAGCCCGACTGCTGCATCCTGGATTTCAACCTGCCCGACACCGACGCCCTGTCGTTGCTGGAGCGCCTCAGCGAGCAGCAGCAACTGCGGCTGCCTCCCGTCATCATCTATACCGGGCGCGACCTCAGCAAGGAGGAGCACGACCGCTTGCAGGCCTTCACCCGCCATATCGTCATCAAGGGGGAGCATGCCCCCGAGCGCATCGAAGACGAGGTGGAGTTGTTCTTCCACAGTCTCGGCAAGCCGGAGCCTGCGCCAGTCTCGGTGGCGCCGGCATTTGACATGGCAGGGCGCAAGGTGCTGTTGGTGGACGACGACATCCGCAATACCTATGCCATCTCCAAGGTACTCAAGGAGCAGGGGCTGCAGGTCTATATGGCCGACAATGGCGAGCTGGCCCTGGAGAAGCTGCGTTCGGAAGAGGGCATCGAGCTGGTGCTGATGGACGTGATGATGCCGGTCATGGACGGCCTGGAGGCAATGCGGCAGATCCGCAGCTCCATTTCCGAGCAGTTGCCGGTCATCGCCTTGACCGCCAAGGCCATGACGGGCGATCGGGAACAATGCCTGGCCGCCGGCGCCAACGACTACCTGGCCAAACCCATAGAGATGGACGCCCTGCTGGGACTGATGCAGATCTGGCTTGGCCGCCAGCAGCGCCAACCGAGCTGA
- a CDS encoding zinc metalloprotease translates to MKPTIKLAAAAIMLAMGTSATAESQIDVEQDIHFHNGKGQMVRGKRCAAPKVDRATKAKVDKRLKAFMKDQGDLGLMELGSLAQRDVPVYFHVVYKEGKVRGKTVQEGWVSDQQIQDQMDVLNAAYAGTGFSFSLAGVERVNNRRWYERCYGGSERDMKTSLAVDPASTLNIYTCNPSQGILGYATFPWMYDESDPMHGVVLLHSSLPGGSAAPYNLGDTGTHEVGHYLGLYHTFQGGCTAPGDEVADTPAESSPAYGCPTGRDSCPGGGSDPIQNFMDYSDDACMNQFTNEQGSRMQAMIGAYKPSL, encoded by the coding sequence ATGAAACCCACCATCAAACTGGCCGCAGCAGCCATCATGCTGGCCATGGGCACCTCAGCCACGGCCGAGAGCCAGATCGACGTCGAACAGGACATCCACTTCCATAACGGCAAGGGCCAGATGGTCCGCGGCAAGCGCTGCGCGGCCCCCAAGGTAGACCGCGCCACCAAGGCCAAGGTCGACAAGCGCCTCAAGGCGTTCATGAAGGATCAGGGCGATTTGGGGCTGATGGAGCTGGGCTCCCTGGCCCAGCGTGATGTGCCGGTCTATTTCCACGTCGTCTACAAGGAAGGCAAGGTCCGCGGCAAGACGGTCCAGGAAGGCTGGGTCAGCGACCAGCAGATCCAGGATCAGATGGACGTGCTCAACGCCGCCTATGCCGGTACCGGCTTCTCCTTCTCCCTGGCCGGGGTGGAACGGGTCAACAACAGGCGCTGGTACGAGCGCTGCTACGGCGGTAGCGAGCGCGACATGAAGACCTCCCTGGCCGTTGATCCGGCCAGCACCCTCAACATCTACACCTGCAATCCCTCCCAGGGCATCCTTGGCTACGCCACCTTCCCCTGGATGTACGACGAGTCCGACCCCATGCACGGCGTGGTATTGCTGCACTCCTCCCTGCCCGGCGGCAGCGCGGCCCCCTACAACCTGGGGGACACCGGCACCCACGAGGTGGGCCACTACCTGGGCCTCTACCACACCTTCCAGGGCGGCTGTACGGCCCCGGGTGATGAAGTGGCAGACACCCCGGCGGAAAGCTCTCCGGCCTACGGCTGCCCCACCGGCCGTGACAGCTGCCCGGGCGGCGGCAGCGATCCCATCCAGAACTTCATGGATTACAGCGACGACGCCTGCATGAACCAGTTCACCAACGAACAGGGTTCCCGCATGCAGGCCATGATCGGCGCCTACAAGCCGAGCCTGTAA